One genomic window of Haloarchaeobius salinus includes the following:
- a CDS encoding MaoC/PaaZ C-terminal domain-containing protein: protein MRYLEDLESGETHDLGTFSLTADEIRAFAEEFDPMAMHTDPEAEEPFGGLVASGYHTLAAANRVVVDEFRSAVAGIAGMSIENHRWHAPVYPDEELAVELELAEKRASAGRPGTGVIRERVRVTREGEDGREPVLTYDSVGLVRRRED, encoded by the coding sequence ATGAGGTACCTGGAGGACCTCGAATCGGGCGAGACCCACGACCTCGGGACGTTCTCGCTCACCGCCGACGAGATACGCGCGTTCGCCGAGGAGTTCGACCCGATGGCGATGCACACCGACCCCGAGGCCGAGGAGCCGTTCGGCGGGCTGGTGGCGAGCGGCTACCACACGCTGGCGGCGGCGAACCGGGTGGTCGTCGACGAGTTCCGGTCGGCGGTCGCAGGGATCGCGGGGATGAGCATCGAGAACCACCGCTGGCACGCGCCCGTCTATCCGGACGAGGAGCTGGCGGTCGAGCTCGAACTCGCGGAGAAACGCGCCTCGGCGGGGCGGCCCGGGACCGGCGTCATCCGGGAGCGGGTGCGGGTCACCCGCGAGGGCGAGGACGGCCGGGAGCCGGTGCTGACCTACGACAGCGTCGGGCTGGTGCGCCGGCGCGAGGACTGA
- a CDS encoding glutaredoxin family protein codes for MSLTLYQLEGCPWCEKVADELDEQGLDYESIWVEALHSERDEVKRVSGQRAVPVLVDDEHGVTMNESANIVEYLETTYGG; via the coding sequence ATGAGCCTGACACTGTACCAGCTGGAGGGCTGTCCGTGGTGCGAGAAGGTCGCCGACGAGCTCGACGAGCAGGGCCTCGACTACGAGAGCATCTGGGTGGAGGCGCTGCACTCGGAGCGGGACGAGGTCAAGCGCGTCTCCGGGCAGCGGGCGGTGCCGGTGCTGGTCGACGACGAGCACGGCGTGACGATGAACGAGTCGGCGAACATCGTCGAGTACCTGGAGACGACGTACGGGGGCTGA
- a CDS encoding ribonucleotide-diphosphate reductase subunit beta, whose translation MTDAFDGADRIDTHARSYRYYRNAVERHWDPADVDLSQDRVHIAALDDDTFDQLKGVLALFGAGEEAVTEDLAPLGVVLSDLNDQLFVTTQLYEEAKHADFFNRYWSTVIRPEEDSRGNTRTNPRDPNWYSDAYVELFDRTEAAMHRLLTEDTPRTRAEAYCHYHLTIEGILAQTGYYGIQTSFDGSVPGVPELPGLVEGFGKIRADEGRHVGFGMAKLEELVESGAVDPDHITELTTELAMLTQQAVSDAASEDRTGIGPDELAEYAATKHSERMTQIIDEDVPIPDVEELVDIENE comes from the coding sequence ATGACGGACGCCTTCGACGGTGCCGACCGCATCGACACCCACGCACGGTCGTACCGCTACTACCGAAACGCGGTCGAACGCCACTGGGACCCCGCCGATGTCGACCTCTCGCAGGACCGCGTGCACATCGCGGCCCTCGACGACGACACGTTCGACCAGCTCAAGGGGGTGCTCGCGCTGTTCGGCGCGGGCGAGGAGGCCGTCACCGAGGACCTCGCCCCGCTCGGGGTCGTCCTCTCGGACCTGAACGACCAGCTGTTCGTCACCACCCAGCTCTACGAGGAGGCCAAGCACGCCGACTTCTTCAACCGCTACTGGTCGACCGTCATCAGGCCGGAGGAGGACAGCCGCGGCAACACACGGACGAACCCCCGCGACCCGAACTGGTACTCCGACGCCTACGTCGAGCTGTTCGACCGCACCGAGGCCGCCATGCACCGGCTGCTGACCGAGGACACGCCCCGGACCCGAGCCGAGGCGTACTGCCACTACCACCTCACCATCGAGGGCATCCTCGCCCAGACGGGCTACTACGGCATCCAGACCTCCTTCGACGGCAGCGTCCCCGGTGTCCCCGAGCTCCCCGGCCTCGTCGAGGGATTCGGGAAGATCCGCGCCGACGAGGGCCGCCACGTCGGCTTCGGCATGGCCAAACTCGAGGAGCTCGTCGAGTCCGGCGCGGTCGACCCCGATCACATCACCGAGCTGACGACGGAACTGGCGATGCTCACCCAGCAGGCCGTCTCCGACGCCGCGAGCGAGGACCGGACCGGCATCGGCCCCGACGAACTCGCCGAGTACGCCGCGACGAAACACAGCGAACGCATGACCCAGATCATCGACGAGGACGTCCCGATCCCCGACGTCGAGGAGCTGGTGGACATCGAGAACGAGTGA
- a CDS encoding metal-dependent hydrolase, translated as MMATTHAFVGLALATVVAFVAPEFGVAAATGALAGGIFPDLDLAAAHRKTLHFPVYYSVAAVPAALLALVDSTTTTVAVALFLIAAAVHSASDVLGGGLELRPWEATGEKAVYVHPKRRWLRPRRLVRYDGAPEDFVVGAAFALPGLVVFDGWIEQAVLAGLVVSLAYTVVRKRLPDITPERFQ; from the coding sequence ATGATGGCGACCACGCACGCGTTCGTCGGGCTCGCACTGGCGACCGTCGTCGCGTTCGTCGCACCCGAGTTCGGCGTCGCCGCGGCCACGGGTGCACTCGCGGGCGGCATCTTCCCGGACCTGGACCTCGCGGCAGCCCACCGCAAGACGCTGCACTTCCCGGTGTACTACAGCGTCGCGGCCGTTCCAGCGGCCCTCCTCGCGCTGGTGGACTCGACCACCACGACCGTCGCCGTCGCGCTCTTCCTGATCGCGGCGGCGGTCCACTCCGCGAGCGACGTGCTCGGCGGGGGACTGGAACTGCGGCCGTGGGAGGCGACCGGCGAGAAGGCCGTGTACGTCCACCCGAAGCGGCGGTGGCTCCGGCCGAGACGGCTGGTCAGGTACGACGGCGCGCCGGAGGACTTCGTCGTCGGGGCGGCGTTCGCGCTGCCGGGGCTGGTCGTCTTCGACGGCTGGATCGAGCAGGCGGTGCTGGCGGGGCTGGTGGTCTCGCTGGCGTACACGGTGGTCCGGAAGCGCCTGCCGGACATCACGCCGGAGCGGTTCCAGTAG
- a CDS encoding dihydroneopterin aldolase family protein, with product MDATEAETACFESGIKFGTLYHQFAGTPVSPDSAASLETAMAEAIENQPHCVDVTVDVLADEIAAALAEQSADYLELTGRFMEVEMVVEYEGTRVETSMSMEGDYPMMRVDSVK from the coding sequence ATGGACGCGACGGAGGCGGAGACGGCCTGTTTCGAGTCGGGCATCAAGTTCGGGACGCTGTACCACCAGTTCGCGGGGACGCCGGTCTCGCCGGATTCGGCGGCGAGCCTGGAGACGGCGATGGCGGAGGCCATCGAGAACCAGCCCCACTGCGTGGACGTGACGGTGGACGTGCTGGCGGACGAGATCGCCGCGGCGCTCGCGGAGCAGTCGGCGGACTACCTCGAACTGACGGGGCGGTTCATGGAGGTCGAGATGGTCGTCGAGTACGAGGGCACCCGTGTGGAGACGAGCATGTCGATGGAGGGTGACTACCCGATGATGCGGGTGGACAGCGTCAAATGA
- a CDS encoding MutS-related protein, whose product MRLEDYWGVGPKTRELLVAELGVERSVSAIESADVRTLAEAGLSRGRATRILRRAGGGEGMGILATGDTRSVYKQCIELARRHAVTQDAADSIRVLTPLAHREAMAERLDDVTTARESWEAVTEDDREAILDAFADYDAAGGGELAAVETALALLELELTEGTFAPLADLDREGLADAADALGALEDGRVAPGADERLDRLRDARAAVETMDANAVDVIEAVRDAGARSPDEFRSAFVDHVRGQAEVDAERIRDAVPADARDATDFVGSALRSLTQELATAVDEREREVRVDLQHAISDAREDIDRAVSAVDDIALDLSLARFAAAYDLARPQFVEGEATVAVEGARNLDLLAGDADVQPVRYALGEHGLTPPPGDERVAVLTGANSGGKTTLLETVCQVVVLAHMGLPVPAESAELTTFDDVVFHRRHASFNAGVLESTLKSVVPPLTGEGRTLMLVDEFEAITEPGSAADLLHGLVTLTVDRDAVGAFVTHLADDLEPLPEEARVDGIFAEGLTPDLELEVDYQPRFDQLGRSTPEFIVSRLVADADDRVERAGFETLAAAVGEETVQKTLADAEWAE is encoded by the coding sequence ATGCGACTCGAAGACTACTGGGGCGTCGGGCCGAAGACCCGGGAGCTGCTCGTCGCGGAACTCGGCGTCGAGCGTAGCGTCTCGGCCATCGAGTCGGCGGACGTGCGGACGCTGGCCGAGGCGGGGCTCTCGCGCGGTCGGGCGACGCGCATCCTCCGGCGTGCCGGCGGCGGCGAGGGCATGGGCATCCTCGCGACCGGCGACACGCGCTCGGTGTACAAGCAGTGCATCGAGCTCGCGCGCCGGCACGCCGTCACGCAGGACGCCGCCGACAGCATCCGCGTGCTGACGCCGCTGGCGCACCGCGAGGCGATGGCGGAGAGACTCGACGACGTGACCACCGCACGGGAGTCCTGGGAGGCCGTCACCGAGGACGACCGCGAGGCCATCCTCGACGCGTTCGCCGACTACGACGCGGCCGGCGGCGGCGAGCTCGCGGCCGTCGAGACCGCGCTCGCGCTGCTCGAACTGGAGCTGACCGAGGGGACGTTCGCGCCGCTCGCGGACCTCGACCGCGAGGGCCTCGCCGACGCCGCGGACGCGCTCGGCGCGCTCGAGGATGGCCGTGTCGCCCCCGGCGCGGACGAGCGCCTCGACCGGCTGCGCGACGCTCGTGCCGCCGTGGAGACGATGGACGCGAACGCGGTGGACGTCATCGAGGCGGTGCGGGACGCCGGCGCACGCTCGCCCGACGAGTTCCGGAGCGCGTTCGTCGACCACGTCCGCGGCCAGGCCGAGGTCGACGCCGAACGCATCAGAGACGCGGTTCCGGCGGACGCCCGCGACGCGACGGACTTCGTGGGTTCCGCACTGCGCTCGCTGACCCAGGAGCTCGCCACCGCCGTCGACGAGCGCGAGCGCGAGGTCCGGGTCGACCTCCAGCACGCCATCAGCGACGCCCGCGAGGACATCGACCGCGCCGTCTCGGCGGTGGACGACATCGCGCTCGACCTCTCGCTGGCGCGGTTCGCCGCCGCCTACGACCTCGCCCGCCCCCAGTTCGTGGAGGGCGAGGCCACCGTCGCCGTCGAGGGAGCCCGCAACCTGGACCTGCTCGCCGGCGACGCCGACGTCCAGCCGGTGCGCTACGCGCTGGGCGAGCACGGCCTCACGCCGCCGCCGGGCGACGAGCGCGTCGCGGTCCTCACCGGGGCGAACTCCGGCGGGAAGACGACGCTGCTGGAGACGGTCTGCCAGGTCGTCGTCCTCGCGCACATGGGCCTGCCCGTCCCCGCCGAGTCGGCCGAGCTCACCACCTTCGACGACGTGGTGTTCCACCGGCGGCACGCCTCGTTCAACGCCGGCGTGCTCGAATCCACGCTCAAGTCGGTCGTCCCGCCGCTGACCGGCGAGGGCCGGACGCTGATGCTCGTCGACGAGTTCGAGGCCATCACCGAGCCCGGGAGCGCCGCCGACCTGCTCCACGGGCTCGTCACGCTCACCGTCGACCGCGACGCCGTCGGCGCGTTCGTCACCCACCTCGCCGACGACCTCGAACCGCTCCCCGAGGAGGCCCGCGTCGACGGCATCTTCGCCGAGGGGCTCACGCCGGACCTCGAACTCGAGGTCGACTACCAGCCCCGGTTCGACCAGCTCGGCCGCTCCACGCCGGAGTTCATCGTCTCCCGGCTGGTCGCGGACGCCGACGACCGCGTCGAGCGCGCCGGCTTCGAGACCCTCGCGGCGGCCGTCGGCGAGGAGACGGTGCAGAAGACGCTCGCCGACGCCGAGTGGGCCGAGTAG